One region of Mycolicibacterium insubricum genomic DNA includes:
- the bioD gene encoding dethiobiotin synthase, with product MSLLFVTGTDTGVGKTVATAALASHARQAGLDVAVCKPAQTGTADGDDDLAEIGRLAGVTRLSSGARYPQPLGPVAAAEVAGMALWDADELLAVIRAADAPGRLTLVEGAGGLLVALGAGGVTLRDLARRLGAPALVVVRAGLGTLNHTALTLEALAAQGISCAGLVIGSWPAQPGPAQVSNREALAGLAPVRAVLPAGAGTCTSADFAALARDSFDPGWVAGLVAGTGGAGFRAFPSFH from the coding sequence GTGAGCCTGCTGTTCGTCACCGGCACCGACACCGGAGTCGGCAAGACCGTCGCCACCGCGGCGCTGGCCTCTCACGCCCGGCAGGCCGGACTCGACGTCGCGGTGTGCAAACCTGCGCAGACCGGTACCGCCGACGGCGACGACGATCTGGCCGAGATCGGCCGGCTCGCCGGCGTCACCCGGCTGTCAAGCGGTGCGCGCTACCCCCAGCCGCTGGGGCCGGTCGCCGCGGCCGAAGTGGCCGGCATGGCGCTGTGGGACGCCGACGAACTGCTCGCGGTGATCCGCGCCGCCGATGCGCCGGGCCGGTTGACCCTCGTCGAAGGCGCCGGGGGGCTGCTGGTCGCCCTCGGTGCGGGCGGGGTGACGCTGCGCGATCTGGCCCGGCGCTTGGGCGCCCCGGCGCTGGTGGTGGTCCGCGCCGGGCTGGGCACCCTTAACCACACCGCCCTGACCTTGGAAGCGCTTGCCGCCCAGGGGATTTCGTGTGCCGGATTGGTCATCGGGTCGTGGCCGGCGCAGCCGGGGCCAGCCCAGGTGAGCAACCGCGAGGCGCTGGCCGGCCTGGCGCCGGTGCGGGCGGTGCTGCCCGCCGGTGCGGGGACGTGCACATCGGCGGACTTTGCCGCGCTGGCCCGCGACTCGTTCGATCCCGGTTGGGTGGCCGGGCTGGTGGCCGGCACCGGGGGAGCGGGATTCCGAGCGTTCCCCTCGTTTCATTGA
- a CDS encoding YybH family protein, whose translation MRKPQAAATSLGLIVLGLTLLGCSRPQAPDRDTENDSAAIESALRQWSHDFTARNLPAVCGLFADDAVLAYPGAPDRDRKAFCNQIGALFADPAKHYSYAEPEISGILVDGDLAVVRLVWTLTTSDVSDAVVDTSREDGLDVFRRQPDGTWKIYVSHAFPR comes from the coding sequence GTGCGCAAACCGCAGGCGGCCGCGACGTCTCTGGGTCTGATCGTCCTGGGTCTCACACTGCTCGGCTGCAGCCGCCCGCAGGCGCCGGACCGCGACACCGAAAATGATTCGGCGGCAATCGAATCCGCTCTGCGCCAGTGGTCACACGATTTCACCGCCCGCAACCTCCCGGCGGTGTGTGGACTGTTCGCCGACGATGCGGTACTGGCCTATCCGGGTGCCCCCGACCGCGACCGGAAAGCATTCTGCAATCAGATCGGCGCGCTGTTCGCCGACCCGGCGAAGCACTACAGCTACGCCGAACCGGAGATCTCCGGGATCCTGGTCGACGGCGACCTGGCCGTCGTCCGCCTGGTGTGGACCCTGACGACCAGCGACGTATCGGACGCCGTCGTCGACACCAGTCGTGAGGATGGGCTCGACGTCTTCCGGCGCCAGCCCGACGGAACGTGGAAAATCTACGTCTCGCACGCATTTCCGCGATAG
- a CDS encoding TetR family transcriptional regulator, which produces MPQHKRDPYQKSAIVAKATEVLDAYGIADLTMRRLARELDVTVGALYWHFTSKQELLGAVADELLRPAVEELAGLTGDWPDVIGAVARRLRDALLSRTDGAELVSAGFAAGQSTAVRVIVDRLGAAAAEAGLTGDQPALAARTVVYYVLGFTVDEQSRLQWDAAGAALPGDSPVLDDDAGTRFAFGLMLLIDGIAARCGTSACSRLTLPRD; this is translated from the coding sequence GTGCCACAGCACAAACGCGACCCCTACCAAAAATCGGCCATCGTCGCCAAGGCGACCGAGGTCCTCGACGCCTACGGTATCGCGGACCTGACCATGCGCCGGCTGGCCCGTGAGCTCGACGTCACCGTCGGCGCCCTGTACTGGCATTTCACCAGCAAGCAGGAGCTGCTCGGCGCGGTGGCCGACGAGCTGCTGCGCCCGGCCGTCGAGGAACTGGCCGGGCTGACCGGCGACTGGCCCGACGTCATCGGTGCGGTGGCGCGACGGTTGCGCGACGCGCTGCTGTCGCGGACCGATGGCGCCGAACTCGTCTCCGCCGGCTTCGCCGCGGGACAGTCCACGGCCGTGCGCGTGATCGTCGACCGCCTCGGTGCGGCCGCGGCCGAGGCCGGGCTGACCGGGGACCAACCGGCGCTGGCCGCCCGCACCGTCGTCTACTACGTGCTGGGCTTCACCGTCGACGAGCAGTCCCGGCTGCAGTGGGACGCCGCCGGTGCCGCGTTGCCCGGCGACTCACCGGTGCTCGACGACGACGCCGGCACCCGGTTCGCGTTCGGGCTCATGCTGCTGATCGACGGGATCGCCGCTCGATGCGGTACGTCGGCGTGCAGCCGCCTCACGCTGCCGCGCGATTGA
- the bioB gene encoding biotin synthase BioB codes for MRVTQAATDVLGLAREQVLERGEGLSKDQVLEVLQLPDDRLEELLALAHEVRMRWCGPEVEVEGIISLKTGGCPEDCHFCSQSGLFASPVRSAWLDIPSLVEAAKQTAKSGATEFCIVAAVRGPDKRLLSQVAAGIEAIRNEVDIQIACSLGMLTQEQVDELAAMGVHRYNHNLETARSFFPNVVTTHTWEERWGTLEMVREAGMEVCCGGILGMGETLEQRAEFAADLAALNPHEVPLNFLNPRPGTPFGDLEVLPAADALRAVAAFRLALPKTMLRFAGGREITLGDLGAKQGILGGINAVIVGNYLTTLGRPAESDLQLLDDLQMPIKALNASL; via the coding sequence ATGCGGGTGACGCAGGCGGCGACCGATGTGCTGGGCCTGGCCCGCGAGCAGGTGCTCGAGCGGGGCGAGGGACTGTCCAAGGATCAGGTCCTGGAAGTGCTTCAGCTGCCCGACGACCGGCTCGAAGAACTCCTGGCGCTGGCCCACGAAGTGCGCATGCGCTGGTGCGGCCCCGAGGTCGAGGTCGAGGGCATCATCAGCCTCAAGACCGGCGGCTGCCCGGAGGACTGCCACTTCTGTTCCCAATCCGGCCTGTTCGCCTCCCCGGTACGGAGCGCGTGGCTGGACATCCCCAGCCTGGTCGAGGCCGCCAAGCAGACCGCCAAGTCCGGCGCCACCGAGTTCTGCATCGTCGCCGCGGTCCGCGGACCCGACAAGCGACTGCTGTCCCAGGTCGCGGCCGGCATCGAGGCGATCCGCAACGAGGTCGACATCCAGATCGCCTGCTCGCTGGGCATGCTGACCCAGGAGCAGGTCGACGAGCTGGCCGCCATGGGCGTGCACCGCTACAACCACAACCTGGAGACCGCGCGCTCCTTCTTCCCCAACGTGGTCACCACCCACACCTGGGAGGAACGCTGGGGGACGCTGGAGATGGTGCGCGAGGCCGGCATGGAGGTCTGCTGCGGCGGCATCCTCGGCATGGGTGAGACCCTGGAGCAGCGCGCGGAATTCGCCGCCGACCTGGCCGCCCTCAACCCGCACGAGGTGCCGCTGAACTTCCTCAACCCGCGCCCGGGCACCCCGTTCGGTGACCTGGAGGTGCTGCCGGCCGCCGATGCGCTGCGCGCGGTCGCCGCGTTCCGGCTGGCGCTGCCCAAGACCATGCTGCGCTTCGCCGGCGGCCGGGAGATCACCCTGGGCGACCTTGGCGCCAAGCAGGGCATCCTCGGCGGCATCAACGCCGTCATCGTCGGCAATTACCTCACCACCCTGGGCCGCCCGGCCGAGTCGGACCTGCAGCTGCTCGACGATCTGCAGATGCCGATCAAGGCGCTCAACGCCAGCCTGTGA
- the bsaP gene encoding biotin synthase auxiliary protein BsaP, producing the protein MTDQLPEIVGAGKFNVYTGIAADSAAGAKVPTAAQLGLEAPRFCAACGRRMVVQIRPDGWWAKCSRHGLADSTELDTQR; encoded by the coding sequence ATGACCGACCAGCTGCCGGAGATCGTCGGCGCCGGAAAGTTCAACGTCTACACCGGAATCGCCGCCGATTCCGCGGCCGGCGCCAAGGTCCCCACGGCCGCTCAGCTCGGCCTGGAGGCGCCGCGGTTCTGCGCGGCCTGCGGACGACGGATGGTGGTGCAGATCCGGCCCGACGGCTGGTGGGCCAAGTGCTCCCGGCACGGGCTGGCGGATTCCACGGAGCTGGATACACAGCGGTAA
- a CDS encoding amino acid ABC transporter substrate-binding protein/permease — translation MPTRCFRRILYLLVVLLIAGTGALVGGVPAASAEGRHYVIATDITFPPFEFQDERGNFVGIDMDLIHAIAEDQGFQVDIKPLGFDAALQAVQANQVDAVMAGMSITDERRQTFDFSDPYFDSGIQMAVLATNDDIRTYADLRGKRVAVKNGTEGAAFAESIKNHYGFSTVSFADSSSMYDEVRTGNSVAVFDDYPVLAYGIEQGNGFKTVTAKEAGNSYGLAVNKGRNAEFLQAFNAGLRNLKDSGRYDEIVERYLGAAAITPDNSFLGLLKSTFPLLMLGLRMTLILTAVSIVIALALGVLFGLLRVSRSVWLRAIGTTYVDIFRGTPLLVQAFFIYFGIPTALGIQMSAMTAGIITLSLNAGAYMTEIVRGGILSVDKGQMEAARSLGMGYLPTMRKVILPQAFRTMIPSYINQFVITLKDTSILSVIGIAELTQTGRIIIARNFQSFTMWLIIGIIYFVVIMTLTKLSDRMEKRLVK, via the coding sequence ATGCCCACGCGATGTTTCCGGCGAATCCTCTACCTGCTCGTCGTATTGTTGATCGCCGGGACCGGTGCATTGGTCGGTGGCGTGCCCGCAGCGTCGGCGGAGGGCCGGCACTACGTCATCGCCACCGATATCACCTTCCCACCGTTCGAATTCCAGGACGAGCGCGGCAACTTCGTCGGCATCGACATGGATCTCATCCACGCGATCGCCGAGGACCAGGGCTTCCAGGTCGACATCAAACCGCTGGGCTTCGACGCCGCGCTGCAGGCCGTGCAGGCAAACCAGGTCGACGCGGTGATGGCCGGCATGTCCATCACCGACGAGCGCCGGCAGACGTTCGACTTCTCCGACCCGTATTTCGACTCCGGCATACAGATGGCCGTGCTGGCCACCAACGACGACATCCGGACCTACGCCGACCTGCGGGGCAAGCGGGTCGCGGTCAAGAACGGCACCGAGGGCGCCGCGTTCGCCGAATCCATCAAGAACCACTACGGTTTCAGCACCGTCTCGTTCGCCGACTCGTCATCGATGTACGACGAGGTGCGCACCGGCAACTCGGTGGCGGTCTTCGACGACTACCCCGTGCTGGCCTACGGAATCGAACAGGGCAACGGGTTCAAGACGGTGACCGCCAAGGAAGCCGGCAACAGCTACGGGCTGGCGGTCAACAAGGGCCGCAACGCCGAATTCCTGCAGGCCTTCAACGCCGGCCTGCGCAATCTCAAGGACTCCGGGCGCTACGACGAGATCGTCGAACGCTATCTCGGCGCCGCAGCCATCACCCCGGACAACTCATTCCTCGGCCTGCTCAAGAGCACCTTCCCGCTGCTGATGCTGGGCCTGCGGATGACGCTGATCCTCACCGCGGTGTCCATCGTGATCGCATTGGCGCTCGGTGTGCTGTTCGGGCTGCTGCGGGTGTCCCGGTCGGTCTGGCTACGGGCCATCGGCACCACCTACGTCGACATCTTCCGCGGCACGCCGCTTCTGGTGCAGGCCTTCTTCATCTACTTCGGCATCCCCACCGCGCTGGGGATCCAGATGTCGGCGATGACGGCCGGCATCATCACGCTGTCGCTGAACGCCGGCGCCTATATGACCGAGATCGTCCGCGGCGGCATCCTGTCGGTGGACAAGGGGCAGATGGAGGCCGCCCGCAGCCTCGGCATGGGCTACCTGCCGACGATGCGCAAAGTCATTCTGCCGCAGGCGTTCCGCACCATGATCCCGTCGTACATCAATCAATTCGTGATCACCCTCAAGGACACCTCGATCCTGTCGGTGATCGGCATCGCCGAACTCACCCAGACCGGGCGGATCATCATCGCCCGCAACTTCCAGTCCTTCACCATGTGGCTGATCATCGGCATCATCTACTTTGTCGTGATCATGACGCTGACCAAACTCTCGGACCGGATGGAGAAGAGGTTGGTGAAATGA
- a CDS encoding amino acid ABC transporter ATP-binding protein, producing MTQDTAADTVKIRIEGLHKSFGDLVVLDGIDTTIAHGEVVCVIGPSGSGKSTFLRCLNKLEDITAGRVIVDGFDLTDKRVDLDRVRQHIGMVFQHFNLFPHLSVIDNVTLAPLVTKKMDRSAAERRAMELLGQVGLADKAHVKPSTLSGGQKQRVAIARALAMNPSIMLFDEATSALDPEMVGDVLEVLRELARGGMTMVVVTHEMGFAREVASRVIFMAGGHIVEEGPPAEIFDHPRHPRLQDFLSKVL from the coding sequence ATGACCCAGGACACGGCTGCGGATACCGTCAAGATCCGAATCGAGGGACTGCACAAGTCTTTCGGTGACCTGGTGGTGCTCGACGGCATCGACACCACCATCGCCCACGGCGAGGTCGTCTGCGTGATCGGGCCGTCGGGATCGGGCAAGTCGACGTTCCTGCGTTGCCTGAACAAGCTGGAGGACATCACCGCCGGGCGGGTCATCGTCGACGGGTTCGACCTGACCGACAAGCGCGTCGACCTGGACCGGGTGCGCCAGCACATCGGCATGGTGTTCCAGCACTTCAACCTGTTCCCGCACCTGAGCGTGATCGACAACGTCACCCTCGCGCCGCTGGTCACCAAGAAGATGGACCGGTCGGCCGCCGAGCGGCGGGCGATGGAGCTGCTCGGGCAGGTCGGCCTGGCGGACAAGGCGCACGTCAAGCCGTCCACGCTGTCCGGCGGGCAGAAGCAGCGGGTGGCGATCGCCCGGGCGCTGGCGATGAACCCATCGATCATGCTGTTCGACGAGGCCACCAGCGCCCTGGACCCGGAGATGGTCGGCGATGTGTTGGAAGTGCTGCGGGAACTGGCCCGCGGCGGCATGACGATGGTGGTGGTGACCCACGAGATGGGATTCGCCCGGGAGGTCGCCAGCCGGGTGATCTTCATGGCCGGCGGGCACATCGTCGAGGAGGGCCCGCCCGCCGAGATCTTCGACCACCCCAGACATCCACGGCTGCAGGACTTCCTGTCCAAGGTGCTGTAG
- a CDS encoding DUF2567 domain-containing protein codes for MTEQTLAPRLSPERALLRVVGVQTVLGALLGALWALLAPPVHGVVALTKTGKRVHAYLGSEADHFFLSATLMLGLVSVLAVVTAVAVWHWRAHRGPVMVLTVVLGSITAAGAAAGVGTVLAWLRYGSLDIDGAPVTPEHKLHFVTEAPSVFFGTQPLQIALTLLLPAVAGALVYAIAAAGSPHDDLGGYPAQREPDLAPHVIM; via the coding sequence GTGACCGAGCAGACACTGGCTCCACGGTTGTCCCCGGAGCGTGCGCTGCTCCGGGTGGTCGGCGTGCAGACCGTGCTGGGCGCACTGCTGGGGGCCCTGTGGGCCCTGCTGGCGCCGCCGGTGCACGGCGTGGTCGCGCTGACCAAGACCGGTAAGCGGGTGCACGCCTACCTCGGCAGCGAGGCCGACCACTTCTTCCTGTCCGCGACGCTGATGCTGGGCCTGGTTTCGGTGCTGGCCGTGGTGACGGCGGTCGCGGTTTGGCACTGGCGGGCCCACCGCGGCCCGGTGATGGTGCTGACCGTGGTGCTGGGATCGATCACCGCGGCCGGGGCGGCCGCGGGTGTGGGGACGGTGCTGGCCTGGCTGCGCTACGGGTCGCTGGATATCGACGGCGCGCCGGTCACCCCGGAGCACAAGCTGCACTTCGTCACCGAGGCCCCGTCGGTGTTCTTCGGTACCCAGCCGCTGCAGATCGCGCTCACCCTGCTACTTCCGGCCGTCGCCGGTGCGCTCGTGTACGCGATCGCCGCAGCAGGCAGTCCGCACGACGACCTGGGCGGCTATCCGGCTCAGAGGGAACCGGACCTCGCCCCGCACGTCATCATGTGA
- a CDS encoding lipase family protein, translating to MTVAEAIACPRWIDVPEQWDRATGVPLLPSEDPFFIAPEGFEHAEPGTVLRTRDVQLGLFGIIPQRITAVQLLFRTQDCTGAPEAAVTTVLIPAQRSSRYPTPVLSYQCAIDAVADRCFPSYALRQGSGLRRDATSLGSVVHIDFLMIAAALAEGWIISVPDHEGLNGRWGAPAEPGYRSLDALRATLSFERAAVPPDAPIGLWGYSGGGLATGWTAELAGYYAPELNIVGAVLGSPVGDLGKTFHRLNGSTFSGLPATVVAALTHVYPELHKLIDTHANATGKAMLARIEKLSTVQAVLSMFRKDMDDLVDCPLEELTESPELVRIFDEIRLGHNVPEMPLLVVQAVHDQIIAVDAIDELTATYTAGGAQVAYHRDLFSEHLSLHPLAAPMALRWLTDRFDNRPVTDNMVRTVWPTLLNPITYAGMARLGAVLVRLVGGQMVRRNPL from the coding sequence ATGACCGTCGCCGAAGCCATCGCGTGTCCCAGGTGGATCGATGTCCCCGAACAGTGGGATCGTGCCACCGGCGTACCGCTGCTTCCCTCAGAGGATCCCTTTTTCATCGCCCCCGAGGGGTTCGAGCACGCAGAGCCCGGCACGGTGCTGCGCACCCGAGATGTGCAGCTCGGTCTGTTCGGGATCATCCCGCAGCGCATCACCGCCGTGCAGCTGCTCTTCCGCACCCAGGACTGCACCGGCGCACCGGAGGCCGCGGTCACCACGGTGCTCATCCCGGCGCAGCGGTCTTCGCGCTACCCCACCCCCGTGCTGTCCTACCAGTGCGCCATCGATGCCGTCGCCGACCGCTGTTTCCCGTCGTACGCCCTGCGCCAGGGTTCCGGGCTGCGCCGTGACGCCACCTCGCTCGGCTCGGTCGTGCACATCGACTTCCTGATGATCGCCGCGGCGCTGGCCGAGGGCTGGATCATCTCGGTACCCGACCACGAGGGCCTCAACGGGCGGTGGGGCGCCCCGGCCGAGCCCGGCTACCGCTCCCTCGACGCGCTGCGGGCGACGCTGTCCTTCGAGCGGGCGGCGGTTCCGCCCGACGCCCCGATCGGGCTGTGGGGTTACTCCGGCGGCGGTCTAGCCACCGGATGGACCGCGGAGCTGGCCGGCTACTACGCCCCCGAGCTCAACATCGTCGGCGCCGTGCTCGGCTCCCCCGTCGGCGATCTGGGCAAGACCTTCCACCGCCTCAACGGGAGCACCTTCTCCGGACTGCCCGCTACCGTCGTCGCCGCGCTGACCCACGTCTATCCCGAGCTGCACAAGCTGATCGACACCCACGCCAACGCGACCGGCAAGGCGATGCTGGCCCGGATCGAGAAGCTCTCCACCGTGCAGGCCGTGCTGAGCATGTTCCGCAAGGACATGGACGATCTGGTGGACTGCCCGCTGGAGGAACTGACCGAATCACCGGAACTGGTGCGGATTTTCGACGAGATCCGGCTCGGCCACAACGTGCCCGAGATGCCGCTGCTGGTGGTGCAGGCCGTGCACGACCAGATCATCGCCGTCGACGCGATCGACGAGCTGACCGCCACGTACACGGCCGGGGGCGCGCAGGTCGCCTACCACCGAGACCTGTTCAGCGAGCACCTGTCGCTGCATCCGCTGGCGGCGCCGATGGCGCTGCGCTGGCTGACCGACCGGTTCGACAACCGGCCGGTGACCGACAACATGGTCCGCACCGTGTGGCCGACCCTGCTCAACCCGATCACCTACGCCGGTATGGCCCGCCTGGGCGCCGTGCTGGTGCGCCTGGTCGGCGGGCAGATGGTCCGCCGCAACCCGCTGTAA
- a CDS encoding NUDIX hydrolase, translating to MSQFSTAHEVLAVVFQVRGLDTRKPQLSVLLWERALDPERGAWALPGGRLRDDEDLTTSVRRQLAEKVDLREIAHLEQLAVFSDPHRVPGVRTIASTFLGLVPSPAQPELPPDTRWHPVDDLPPMAFDHRPMVTHAHARLIAKLSYTNIGFALAPREFVLSTLRSIYSAALGHQVDATNLQRVLARRGVITRTGTTAASGRSGGRPAALFRFTDDELRVTDEFAALRPPA from the coding sequence ATGTCACAGTTTAGCACCGCGCACGAGGTGCTCGCCGTCGTCTTCCAGGTTCGCGGCCTGGACACCCGAAAACCGCAGCTCAGCGTGTTGCTGTGGGAGCGGGCGCTGGATCCCGAGCGCGGCGCGTGGGCGCTGCCCGGCGGCCGTCTGCGCGATGACGAGGACCTCACCACGTCCGTGCGCCGGCAACTCGCCGAGAAGGTCGACCTGCGTGAGATTGCCCACCTTGAGCAGCTGGCGGTGTTCTCCGATCCGCACCGGGTGCCCGGAGTGCGGACCATCGCGTCGACGTTCCTGGGCCTGGTGCCCTCCCCCGCACAACCCGAACTGCCGCCGGACACCCGCTGGCACCCGGTCGACGACCTGCCCCCGATGGCGTTCGACCACCGACCGATGGTCACCCACGCCCATGCCCGGCTGATCGCCAAACTGTCCTACACCAATATCGGATTCGCACTGGCGCCAAGGGAATTCGTGCTGTCCACATTGCGTTCCATCTATAGTGCCGCACTCGGCCACCAGGTGGACGCCACCAATTTGCAACGGGTGCTGGCGCGACGCGGGGTGATCACCCGTACCGGCACGACGGCCGCCTCGGGGCGCTCGGGCGGACGTCCAGCGGCCTTATTCCGGTTCACCGACGACGAACTGCGGGTTACCGACGAGTTCGCCGCACTGCGCCCACCTGCATAG
- the nadA gene encoding quinolinate synthase NadA, which translates to MTVTDRMDVASTLADAIIEGPRGYDGVVGDAAWAAEIRRLADLRGATLLAHNYQLPAIQDVADHVGDSLALSRIAAEAPEDTIVFCGVHFMAETAKILSPDKTVLIPDQRAGCSLADSITAEQLQEWKDDYPDAVVVSYVNTTAAVKALTDICCTSSNAVDVVASIDPDREVLFCPDQFLGAHVKRVTGRQNMQIWAGECHVHAGINGDELAEQARSHPGADLFVHPECGCATSALYLAGEGAVPAEQVKILSTGGMLDAARETGARQVLVATEVGMLHQLRRAAPDVEFLAVNDRASCPYMKMITPAALLRCLLDGADEVHVDPETAARARASVERMIAIGQPGGGE; encoded by the coding sequence ATGACCGTCACCGACCGCATGGATGTCGCCAGCACCCTGGCCGACGCCATCATCGAGGGCCCGCGCGGGTACGACGGCGTCGTCGGCGACGCCGCCTGGGCCGCCGAGATCCGCCGGCTGGCCGACCTGCGCGGCGCCACCCTGCTGGCGCACAACTACCAGCTCCCGGCCATCCAGGACGTCGCCGACCACGTCGGGGACTCGCTGGCGCTGTCCCGGATCGCCGCCGAGGCCCCAGAGGACACCATCGTGTTCTGCGGCGTGCACTTCATGGCCGAAACCGCCAAGATCCTGTCCCCGGACAAGACCGTGCTCATCCCGGACCAGCGGGCAGGCTGCTCGCTGGCCGACTCCATCACCGCCGAGCAGCTGCAGGAATGGAAGGACGACTACCCCGACGCGGTGGTGGTGTCCTACGTCAACACCACCGCGGCGGTCAAGGCGCTCACCGACATCTGCTGCACCTCGTCGAACGCTGTCGACGTGGTGGCCTCCATCGATCCCGACCGCGAGGTGCTGTTCTGCCCCGACCAGTTCCTCGGCGCGCACGTCAAGCGGGTGACCGGGCGGCAAAACATGCAGATCTGGGCCGGCGAATGCCACGTGCACGCCGGCATCAACGGCGACGAACTAGCTGAGCAGGCCCGCAGCCATCCGGGAGCGGATCTGTTCGTGCACCCCGAATGTGGCTGCGCCACCTCGGCGCTGTATCTGGCCGGTGAGGGTGCGGTGCCCGCCGAGCAGGTCAAGATCCTGTCCACCGGCGGCATGCTGGACGCCGCTCGGGAAACCGGTGCCCGCCAGGTGCTGGTCGCCACCGAGGTCGGCATGCTCCACCAGCTGCGTCGCGCCGCCCCGGATGTCGAGTTCCTCGCCGTCAACGACCGGGCGTCGTGCCCCTACATGAAGATGATCACCCCCGCCGCCTTGCTGCGCTGCCTGCTCGACGGCGCCGACGAGGTGCACGTGGATCCGGAGACCGCCGCGCGAGCGCGGGCCTCGGTGGAGCGGATGATCGCCATCGGTCAGCCCGGCGGCGGGGAATGA
- a CDS encoding L-aspartate oxidase — translation MMRAPACGGSTRWQQRADVVVIGVGVAGLAAGLAAQRAGRRVLVLSKTRHARGNTATSYAQGGIAVVLPNTDDSVAAHVADTVVAGAGLCDAAAVTSIVADGYRAVSDLVGLGARFDTTPEGTWSLTREGGHHRRRIIHAGGDATGAEVQRALDVAAATLDIREQHTVVELLHDGSQVTGVLVEGPDGPGIVHTPAVILATGGLGQLYRATTNPAASTGDGVALALWAGIGVADLEFIQFHPTMLFDGTSGGRRPLITEALRGEGATLVDATGQPIMAGVHPLGDLAPRDVVAAAVDARLRATGADCAYLDARGVPDLERRFPTVTAACRHAGIDPVRQRIPVLPGAHYSCGGVRTDTHGRTEMAGLFAAGEVARTGMHGANRLASNSLLEGLVVGGRAGEAAAAHAAATGATLAVVADTAPRGAIGRTALQQAMSADAAVVRDAAGLSRIAALLADAEPAASFEAAALTTVATAVVTAATARTETRGAHHRADYPDTDDRQARSIAVRLVDGRPLVDAPAAVA, via the coding sequence ATGATGCGCGCGCCGGCCTGCGGCGGTTCGACACGCTGGCAGCAGCGCGCCGACGTCGTGGTGATCGGCGTCGGGGTGGCCGGACTGGCCGCCGGACTGGCCGCCCAGCGCGCCGGCCGGCGGGTGCTGGTGCTGTCCAAGACCCGGCACGCGCGCGGCAACACCGCCACCAGCTACGCCCAGGGCGGGATCGCCGTCGTCCTGCCGAACACCGATGACAGCGTCGCCGCGCACGTCGCCGACACCGTCGTGGCCGGCGCCGGCCTGTGCGACGCGGCCGCGGTCACCTCCATCGTCGCCGACGGCTACCGCGCGGTGTCCGACCTGGTCGGGCTCGGGGCGCGGTTCGACACCACACCCGAGGGCACCTGGTCACTGACCCGCGAGGGTGGCCACCACCGGCGTCGCATCATCCACGCCGGCGGCGACGCCACCGGCGCCGAGGTGCAGCGCGCCCTCGACGTCGCCGCGGCCACCCTGGACATCCGGGAACAGCACACCGTCGTCGAACTGCTGCACGACGGCAGCCAGGTCACCGGCGTGCTGGTCGAGGGGCCGGACGGCCCGGGCATCGTGCACACCCCCGCGGTGATCCTGGCCACCGGCGGGCTGGGCCAGCTCTACCGCGCCACCACCAACCCCGCCGCATCCACCGGCGACGGTGTGGCGCTGGCGCTGTGGGCCGGAATCGGGGTGGCCGACCTGGAGTTCATCCAGTTCCACCCGACCATGCTGTTCGACGGGACCTCCGGCGGCCGGCGCCCGCTGATCACCGAGGCGCTGCGCGGTGAGGGCGCAACGCTGGTCGACGCCACCGGGCAGCCGATCATGGCCGGCGTGCACCCGCTGGGGGACTTGGCGCCGCGCGACGTGGTTGCGGCGGCCGTCGACGCTCGGCTGCGTGCCACCGGAGCCGACTGCGCCTACCTCGACGCCCGCGGGGTACCCGACCTGGAGCGCCGCTTCCCGACCGTCACCGCCGCCTGCCGCCACGCCGGCATCGACCCGGTGCGCCAGCGCATCCCGGTGTTACCGGGCGCGCACTACAGCTGCGGCGGCGTACGCACCGACACCCACGGCCGGACCGAGATGGCCGGTCTGTTCGCCGCCGGCGAGGTCGCCCGCACCGGCATGCACGGCGCCAACCGGCTGGCCTCCAACAGCCTGTTGGAGGGCCTGGTCGTGGGCGGCCGGGCCGGCGAAGCCGCCGCCGCGCACGCCGCGGCCACCGGCGCGACGCTGGCCGTCGTCGCCGACACCGCGCCCCGCGGCGCCATTGGCCGGACCGCACTGCAGCAGGCCATGTCCGCCGACGCGGCGGTGGTCCGCGACGCAGCCGGACTGTCCCGCATCGCGGCGCTGCTGGCCGACGCCGAGCCGGCGGCCTCTTTTGAGGCCGCCGCCCTCACCACGGTGGCTACGGCTGTCGTCACCGCCGCCACCGCGCGCACCGAGACCCGCGGGGCACACCACCGCGCCGACTACCCCGACACCGACGACCGTCAGGCCCGCAGCATCGCGGTCCGGCTGGTCGACGGTCGACCGCTGGTCGACGCCCCCGCGGCGGTGGCCTGA